The segment gtaaaggatgtgcaacaGGTCTCCAAGTATTCTTtgagcctgcccaagaacacactgctcatcCTCTTATCCTCAAATGCATCCAGCATGCACGGACTCCGGTGTGTTACAGATAAAGTGTGTCGCCGCACATTCAGACCCAGAGTGAAACTCTCATCATCGACCTTCTTTTAGAAATTCCGGACGTTGTGCTCCAGGTCGAGCTTGCTAGAAGAATATGGCGACCGGAGAGTGCGACTCAGCACGGCTAACACTTACTCATATAAGAAAGGTACGCACGTCTAacacccagcatgctttgctgCTGTCGTGGTCTGTTATCATCTCATTAACCTGGAGAGagtcctgctgctgtttgtcttcTCACTCGCATGGATCTCTGTGTTCCAGTGGACGTCCCGTTTCAGGAGTACGTGGACGTTTTTCTAAGACCTCAGTCTGCGGACACACTCGGCAGCGGTGAGTTAAAGCTGTGTGTTCCCTCACAGAGtttgtttcaaacatttaaagagacagagactttATGAAAGCAGAAGTCTGTCTTTAATATGTATCTTAGTATTCTGAAACAGTAATGTATGACCTGAGAGGAGGGACAGTTTATACCTAAAAGGATTTCTGGAGGAAACATCCCCCAGAACTCTTTGTTGAGTAAAGTGTGAATGTGTCAGACTCTgaaatgttatgttatgttttaatgttttccttgaatgtctctctcttcctcagacACGCTCTACTTTTTCGGAGACAACAACTTCACAGAGTGGCAGAGTTTGTTCGAGCACTACGAGTCCCCGCCGTACCTCCTGCCTCGCACCAGCGGAGCGTACAGCTTTGGGATCGCAGGTCCGTGATCGTTGTTgacacattaaacattaaagatgATCGTCCTGTATTTCAACTCAGAGGATCACTGTGCATACAACAGTCTCACCTGCAggagacgtgtgtgtgttttttgcaaAGATGATCCACCTGTTGAGGATTTGATTCCCACCATGAGTACAAACGTCATAAATGAAGATAACTAGGAAGTCTCAGCTGTGACCCTCAGAAcctctcctcttgtctgcagGTCCTGGAACAGGCGTCCCCTTTCACTGGCACGGTCCTGGTTACTCTGAGGTCATCTATGGAAGAAAGGTGATCAGATAACAACATGCATGTGTCATGTAATCTTTGATTCGATGTCTGATGGATGAATGTGTCACAGTTTGAGCGTTTTGTATCTTGAGTGATTGATTCAGTTTTGATCACACAGCGCTGGTTCCTCTACCCGCCTGATCAGGAGCCTCACTTCCATCCGAACAGGACCACCCTGTCCTGGGTGATGGAGACCTACcccaacctgccccaggaggaGGCTCCGCTGGAGTGCACCATCAGACCCGGAGAGGTGAGCCGGACTGGACATCTAAACCAACCTGAAGTTAACTCAGTAAAGCTCCTCTGGGAAAC is part of the Notolabrus celidotus isolate fNotCel1 chromosome 20, fNotCel1.pri, whole genome shotgun sequence genome and harbors:
- the jmjd8 gene encoding jmjC domain-containing protein 8, coding for MSEFEPIRSLTSDFSLQDEGPCNIDVLDGSTLSHREFIERYAFSRPVILRGLTDNTKFRTLCSRSSLLEEYGDRRVRLSTANTYSYKKVDVPFQEYVDVFLRPQSADTLGSDTLYFFGDNNFTEWQSLFEHYESPPYLLPRTSGAYSFGIAGPGTGVPFHWHGPGYSEVIYGRKRWFLYPPDQEPHFHPNRTTLSWVMETYPNLPQEEAPLECTIRPGEVLFFPDRWWHATLNLDTSVFISTFLG